A stretch of DNA from Paenibacillus albus:
CAGTGGCTGAAATCTGCCGTCAGCTTCAGCTCAGGCAGCGCTTCGAGCAAACGCGCTGTCGTCCATGGCGTAAACATTGCGCGCTGGCGGTGAGTTTCGTGACCGACCATTAGGCCTGTAGAACGCTCAACTGCCAGTGCTTTCGTGAAGAAGTCTACTTGCTGTTCGAAGGTCATGAAGTCGCGTGCGCTATGTGAATTCACGAACAGCGGTTTGAACGATACTGCGCGTTCCACTTGCTCTTGGAAGCTTGCTGCATGGTCAGCGCCGCCTGTAAAGATTTGCGGTACAAAATCAAGACCGAACTCTTGAAGAAGCTCTTTAAACTCCGATTCATCAGCTGCGTCCGGCATTGGTGTTTCAACACCGTCAAAGCCTGCTGCTTGAATGCGGGTAAACATCTCGCGGTAAGTGCCTTCCATTCCCCATAGAGGTTTCAAAAATTTCGTTTGCAAGAGCTTGTTCCTCCTAAAGTCTAATACCGTTATAATTTGGTTTGCAGCTACCACTATACACGCTGCATGTCCGCCGTGACTACACTTATTCTACGATTTCTACACTTTGTAAGCGCAATTGCTGCGTCGCGAACTCGCGGTATAGAGAATGAGTGGCCAGCAGTTCCTCATGAGTGCCGCTTCCTGTCAGAGTGCCCTTCTCAACAAATATAATTTGGTCCGCGTCTACAACCGTAGACAATCGGTGCGCGATAACGAGCGTCGTGCGGCCATCCATCAGATTCTTTAACGCTTCCTGTACAACGACCTCAGACTTGCTGTCCAGAGCGGACGTCGCCTCGTCGAGCATTAGTATCTTTGGATCGCGCAGCAGCGCTCTGGCAATTGCAATTCGCTGCCTTTGACCGCCTGAGAGCTTGATCCCTCGCTCGCCAACCTCTGTATCATAACCTTCCGGCAGCTCGCTGATGAAAGTATGCGCATAGGCCATCTCTGCTGCCTTCATTAGTGTTCCATCGCTAACCTCGTGTTCGATGCCATAGCAAATATTTTCCCGTATTGTGCCTGCGATTAACGGACTCTCCTGAGATACGTAACCGAACTGGCTCCGCCATTCCCGGAGGTTAAAGCTATCGATCGTTTCGTCGCCGTATTTGATGCTCCCGCCTGTTGGCTCGTAGTAGCGCTCCAGCAGCGAGAAGAGCGTTGTTTTGCCGCCGCCGCTGGGTCCAACAATTGCTGTCACCGTGCCTGGATCGACACGGAAATCAAGATCCTTGAGAACCGGCTCGCCATCGCCGTAAGCGAAGCCGAGGCCACTCAATGTAATTGGCTGAGCTATCTTGGTAACCGGCTTCCCTTGCTCGTGATCCTCCTCTGGCGAGTCCAGAATAGCGCTGATCCGTTCCGTCGCGCCGACCGTCTTCTTGAACTGCGTGAAGAACGTCGTAATCTGCGTCATCGGCATGACAATTTGAATCAGATATAGAATGAACGCAACGAGCTCGCCTGCACTAAGTGCACCAGATGCAACACGCATTCCGCCGTAACCGATAATGACGACAAGCAGCATCATCATAACGAAGTACATAAGCGGTGCAATTAACGCTTGAACCTTTGCTTCCTTAACCCCGAACTTATACAAGCTGTTAATCCATTTGCTGCCTGCTGCATATTCTCTGTGCTCCGCATTCATCGACTTCACAAGACGCACTTCCGAGAGCACCTGCGTAAGCGTCGTTGTGAAGGAGGCCGTTTCCTTCTGCAGCCCCTTAGAGATGAGATACATCTGTCTACCGAGCGGAGCCATGAACAGCGCCGCAACCGGAATGACTGCGAGCATGACCGAAGTCATCTGCCAATCCATATAGAATAAGACGATGATGGAGCCGATTACGCTGATGATTCCGGACAAGAAATTCGTTAAATTCTCGGCGATCAGCTGCTTCACAACGCCGGTATCGTTCGTCATTCGGCTGATGGTCTCACCCGTCCGATTGCTGTCATAATACGGAATCGGGAGCACAAGCAGCTTCTTCCACAGCCGATCCCGCAAATTCGCGACGATGCGCTGGCCCGCTACGTTAAGCATATAACCGGAGAAGCCGCTGACAACGGCTTGCAGGACGAAGATCCCGCCGAACCCGGCGATCTGCTTCCAGCTCAGATTGCTTATCGAGAAGCCATCAACGAGATTTTTCGTAAACAGCGGAATGATGAGCGAGACTGCCGTCCCCGCCAGGCTCATCACGATTGCGAATATAATCAATGCTTTCGATGGCTTCGTCCTCGCGATCAGCCTCACCAGCTGCTTCCAATTCCCTTTATTCTCTTTCTCTTCCATGTGTACATCCTGTCCTTCCTCTGGTGTTGGTAGCGAAATCTTATCACCGGTTAATGAACAGAAGATGAACAGAATGGGACGATCGTCTCGAGCAGCAGCAGCTTCGCGTAGATGGCGCTGCCCTTACCGTCTGGCTCCTTGCGTATCGCTGCCACAAGCTCAAGCGAAGGTACAACAGCAATATATTGACCCCCGTATCCTTTTGCAAAATAGAAATCTACCACTCTGTTATGCGCCTGCGAGGAGACCCACCAGTGGTAACCGTACTCCCCGAATATCGGCGGTTCGTAGTGGGAGAATCCTTTGTGATGAGCCGTTGTCGATGAAGCTACCCACGCTTCCGGCACCACCTGCTCGCCTTCCCACCGCCCGCCTTGCAGATAAAGCTGCCCGAACTTCGCCATATCCTCCGCGGTCAAATGCAGCCCCACACCGCCTTCAAAGATGCCAGCATGATCACTGTTCCATCTTGGCCGCCGGAAGGCGAGCTTCTTGAACAGCTTCTGATCGGCATAGTCATAGGTGGACATGCCTGTCACCTGAGTCAAAATCGCCGATAACAGATGCGATCCTCCGGAATTGTAGGCGAAGGCATCTCCCGGCTCATGCTCCATCGGCTGCGAGAGGACGAACGAAACCGGGTCGTCCGTACGCTTCATCTGCCAATACGGTTTATCGAATTCCGGCCACTCGATGCCAGAGGTCATCGTCAGCAGATGCTTGATTCGAATCGCTTGCATCCGCTCGTCATCTGCTCGTTCAATTTGCGGAAAATAACGGCTGATTGGCGTTTCAATGGACTCGATCAGCCCTTGTTCTAGCGCGATGCCGATCAGCGCGGATAGGATGCTCTTCGTTACGGAATAGACCGCACCGATGCGATCGACGCCTTTGTCATGCCATTCCCAGACCAGCGAGCCGCCTTGCAGCAAGACGACATCTTTTATTTTCCAAGCATGAAGCTTCTCTTGCAATTCGTCTGTCAGTAAACCCTGCGGTGCACTTCGTGAAAGCAGCTTCATTGGGAGTGTTCCTCGCTTGTTCGTTTAAGTTTATTTGGATTGCGTGTACAATAAAGTAGTTTAGATAACAGCGACTACATTACATATCCGGCTAGGAGGCGCTACAATCCATTATGGCACTTATTCAATGTGATTTCTTCTCCGAAACACTCGGCCTTTCAACTTCGATGAACGTTATTTTGCCGCAATCGGCCCCTTCTCAAATCGGTATGGACTCGAAAGCGGCAGCACAGACGAAGCACCGTACCTTATATCTGCTGCACGGCATGTCCGATGATCATTCAATCTGGCTTCGCCGGACTTCGATCGAGCGCTATGTCGCATCGCTTGGCATCGCGGTCGTCATGCCTGCCGTCCACCGCAGCTATTATGCCGATATGGTGGCTGGAGGCAAGTACTGGACCTTCATCAGTGAAGAATTGCCTGCAATTGCTCGCTCCTTCTTCCCGCTATCGGACCGTAGAGAAGACAACTTCGTCGCAGGCTTGTCCATGGGCGGCTATGGCGCGTTCAAGCTTGCCCTGAACAAACCGGAGCAATATGCTGCTGCAGCCAGCTTATCCGGCGCGCTTGATGCGGCAAGTTTCACTCATCGGATGCCGGAAGAAGCCAAGCTGATCTTCGGCACGGACAACTATGTAAATGAACTGCCGAATAATCTGTTCCTGGCAGCAGATACGTTGGCGCAGCAATCAGAGCCAGCTATACCGTTATTATACCAATGCTGCGGCACGGAAGACTTCTTGTATGAAGACAACATCCGATTCCGGGATCATGCGCAGCAGCTCAATTTGCCATTTACCTATGAAGAAGGTCCAGGCGAGCATGAGTGGGGCTATTGGGACAAGCAAATCCAGCGCGTGCTGGAATGGCTTCCGCTCTAAGTGATAAAGCCGCAGATAGCGAGTGCTTGATGCACTTCCTATTCTGCGGCTTTCTGTTTAGTGGAGCAAGATGGGCGAGATGGCTACGCCTGACGGAAAGCTCCCCGTCGGCAGAATCGCAATAGGCAGCTGACTGGCTACTTCAATTGCAGCTACATAACCGAAAGTGAGAATGCTCACATACACTTTCGCGCCGTCTGGCGTAATGGCGACATCGCTCGCATTGCTGCCGCCCGGCAGCTCGATGTTGGTCAAGATCTCGTTCCGCGCCAGATTGATGACCGTCACTTCATCCCCGCCGCGCGCTGCCACATAAGCCAGCGCGCCATCCGGCGTAATAACTAGCTTCTGCGGATCTGCGCCAGCGTCCAGCTTGATCTGCGCCAGCATCGTATTCGAGCTGAGCCGGATGACATAGACTCGATCATGATGGACATCGGTCACATACGCAAGCAGCCCATCCGGCGTAATGGCGACAGACGAAGGCTTCGCCCCGTG
This window harbors:
- a CDS encoding alpha/beta hydrolase; protein product: MALIQCDFFSETLGLSTSMNVILPQSAPSQIGMDSKAAAQTKHRTLYLLHGMSDDHSIWLRRTSIERYVASLGIAVVMPAVHRSYYADMVAGGKYWTFISEELPAIARSFFPLSDRREDNFVAGLSMGGYGAFKLALNKPEQYAAAASLSGALDAASFTHRMPEEAKLIFGTDNYVNELPNNLFLAADTLAQQSEPAIPLLYQCCGTEDFLYEDNIRFRDHAQQLNLPFTYEEGPGEHEWGYWDKQIQRVLEWLPL
- a CDS encoding serine hydrolase domain-containing protein, with translation MKLLSRSAPQGLLTDELQEKLHAWKIKDVVLLQGGSLVWEWHDKGVDRIGAVYSVTKSILSALIGIALEQGLIESIETPISRYFPQIERADDERMQAIRIKHLLTMTSGIEWPEFDKPYWQMKRTDDPVSFVLSQPMEHEPGDAFAYNSGGSHLLSAILTQVTGMSTYDYADQKLFKKLAFRRPRWNSDHAGIFEGGVGLHLTAEDMAKFGQLYLQGGRWEGEQVVPEAWVASSTTAHHKGFSHYEPPIFGEYGYHWWVSSQAHNRVVDFYFAKGYGGQYIAVVPSLELVAAIRKEPDGKGSAIYAKLLLLETIVPFCSSSVH
- a CDS encoding ABC transporter ATP-binding protein, which gives rise to MEEKENKGNWKQLVRLIARTKPSKALIIFAIVMSLAGTAVSLIIPLFTKNLVDGFSISNLSWKQIAGFGGIFVLQAVVSGFSGYMLNVAGQRIVANLRDRLWKKLLVLPIPYYDSNRTGETISRMTNDTGVVKQLIAENLTNFLSGIISVIGSIIVLFYMDWQMTSVMLAVIPVAALFMAPLGRQMYLISKGLQKETASFTTTLTQVLSEVRLVKSMNAEHREYAAGSKWINSLYKFGVKEAKVQALIAPLMYFVMMMLLVVIIGYGGMRVASGALSAGELVAFILYLIQIVMPMTQITTFFTQFKKTVGATERISAILDSPEEDHEQGKPVTKIAQPITLSGLGFAYGDGEPVLKDLDFRVDPGTVTAIVGPSGGGKTTLFSLLERYYEPTGGSIKYGDETIDSFNLREWRSQFGYVSQESPLIAGTIRENICYGIEHEVSDGTLMKAAEMAYAHTFISELPEGYDTEVGERGIKLSGGQRQRIAIARALLRDPKILMLDEATSALDSKSEVVVQEALKNLMDGRTTLVIAHRLSTVVDADQIIFVEKGTLTGSGTHEELLATHSLYREFATQQLRLQSVEIVE
- a CDS encoding sugar phosphate isomerase/epimerase family protein, whose product is MQTKFLKPLWGMEGTYREMFTRIQAAGFDGVETPMPDAADESEFKELLQEFGLDFVPQIFTGGADHAASFQEQVERAVSFKPLFVNSHSARDFMTFEQQVDFFTKALAVERSTGLMVGHETHRQRAMFTPWTTARLLEALPELKLTADFSHWTCVCESHLEDNQADIALAVSRTLHIHARVGYAEGPQVPDPSAPEYATEVALFEGWWKQMIQARAAQGQEFAYVAPEFGPPGYLHTLPHTNVPVADLWEVNDWIYRRFRENVKQWV